One window from the genome of Oncorhynchus gorbuscha isolate QuinsamMale2020 ecotype Even-year linkage group LG14, OgorEven_v1.0, whole genome shotgun sequence encodes:
- the LOC123994911 gene encoding left-right determination factor 2-like, giving the protein MDFLRACVLCAAALFTVSKAFTHKDMKDTLLQKLGLDEVPKIHKRDLENLVMPAHIKNKYLSMLKLHHERRRRSLPSLAGILRGIPGNADIYGEFVYSDTTRQRMVFDMDTRIPHNSEVTMAELKLYKKAPPHKRSMPERRNHRPVNNARVSIYWVEMLENGSNTTSLVDSRLIPIHETGWISFDVTQGVHYWSKTQQKTPMNLEVWIEGERPGSYAAEMAKSVHFTTQDQTENTLGKPELILYTLNLEEFGSRGDCEINPDKDTCCREKYFINFRALTWTQYWIIEPAGYQAYRCAGGCKQPKRNYGYGERKCTIAESAPLPMMYLVKKGDYTEIEVAEFPNMIVESCACTMDNISIV; this is encoded by the exons ATGGATTTTCTCCGTGCCTGCGTTTTGTGTGCTGCGGCTTTATTCACCGTGTCCAAAGCTTTCACGCACAAGGACATGAAGGATACCCTGCTTCAAAAACTAGGACTGGATGAAGTTCCGAAAATTCACAAAAGGGATTTGGAGAATCTTGTAATGCCTGCGCACATTAAAAATAAATACCTGTCAATGCTGAAGCTGCACCACGAAAGGCGGCGCAGGTCTCTGCCAAGCTTGGCGGGGATTCTGAGGGGAATCCCAGGAAATGCAG ACATCTATGGGGAGTTTGTGTACTCGGACACCACTCGGCAACGGATGGTCTTTGACATGGACACCCGCATCCCCCATAATAGCGAGGTGACCATGGCCGAACTGAAACTGTACAAGAAAGCCCCTCCTCACAAGCGCTCCATGCCGGAGAGGAGGAACCACCGTCCGGTTAACAACGCCAGAGTCTCCATCTACTGGGTAGAGATGCTGGAGAACGGCTCCAACACAACATCTCTGGTGGACTCACG GTTGATCCCCATCCATGAGACTGGCTGGATAAGCTTTGATGTCACACAGGGTGTGCACTATTGGTCAAAGACGCAGCAGAAAACACCTATGAACCTAGAGGTGTGGATCGAGGGCGAGAGACCTGGCAGCTACGCGGCAGAAATGGCCAAGAGTGTCCACTTTACCACCCAGGACCAGACGGAAAACACCTTGGGAAAACCTGAGCTGATCCTCTACACACTCAACCTCGAAGAGTTTGG GTCTCGAGGTGACTGTGAAATCAATCCAGATAAGGACACGTGCTGCAGAGAAAAATACTTCATCAATTTCCGCGCGCTCACGTGGACCCAGTATTGGATAATCGAACCAGCGGGCTACCAGGCCTACCGATGCGCTGGAGGGTGCAAGCAGCCCAAGCGAAACTACGGCTACGGGGAGCGGAAGTGTACCATCGCGGAGAGCGCCCCGCTGCCCATGATGTACCTGGTCAAGAAGGGTGACTACACGGAGATAGAAGTGGCCGAGTTCCCCAACATGATCGTGGAGTCGTGTGCCTGCACCATGGACAACATTTCCATAGTTTGA